The following are encoded in a window of Euwallacea fornicatus isolate EFF26 chromosome 21, ASM4011564v1, whole genome shotgun sequence genomic DNA:
- the LOC136345812 gene encoding acyl-CoA:lysophosphatidylglycerol acyltransferase 1-like isoform X1 encodes MASNNISRWHINLQLKARNNTGINYTIIHLFIQFFKVTSLGVCDDIELNKSMDINNLPKLPRSVLRMCFILINNLYCIPTYVIWMLLLWPLGRVHPHLYWKIEGYLFHWLLAMVASWCDSAGYTVTESGDDISKCINERTLIIANHQSTADVPILFSCYNIRKQVLPNITWIMDSLFKYTNFGVVSYFHQDFFIKSGKENRDRALEELSHHLIDKYIPLDRKWLVLFPEGGFLRKRKAISHKYADKHNLPKFENVSLPRVGALKVIMKTISPQSCVNNNSSSKSELQRAHIKYVLDITIAYPKGVPIDLSHIVFGTRPPCETVLFYRVYRATEVPEDSEAMTQWLFQRWEEKEKMLQSFYDTGVISTEYSRTKTFEPRPVIQDYLRILILNIFFIMSSYVHVRMFIAAYHCCVYFLVY; translated from the exons ATGGCTTCAAACAACATATCTAG ATGGCACATCAATTTGCAATTGAAGGCTCGAAACAATACAGGGATAAATTATAcaataattcatttatttattcaattttttaaagtgacTTCACTTGGTGTATGTGATGATATAGAGCTTAACAAGAGCATGGATATTAA TAACCTACCAAAGTTACCTAGGAGTGTGTTGAggatgtgttttattttaattaataacttaTACTGCATTCCGACATATGTCATTTGGATGCTGCTGTTATGGCCCTTGGGAAGGGTTCATCcccatttatattggaaaattgAGGGGTATTTGTTCCATTGGCTACTGGCCATGGTTGCGTCTTGGTGTGATTCTGCAGGATACACAG TGACCGAGTCTGGAGATGACATATCAAAGTGTATAAATGAGCGAACGCTTATAATAGCAAACCATCAGTCAACAGCTGATGTTCCTATTTTGTTTTCATGTTACAATATAAGAAAACAGGTCTTGCCTAATATAACATGGATTATGGACAGTCTATTTAAATATACGAATTTTGGAGTAGTTAGTTATTTTCatcaggatttttttattaagtcg GGAAAGGAAAATAGAGACAGGGCTCTTGAAGAACTCTCCCACCATCTTATAGACAAATACATTCCACTTGATAGAAAGTGGTTGGTGCTGTTCCCTGAAGGTGGCTTTCTTCGTAAACGAAAAGCCATATCGCATAAATATGCAGATAAACACAATttaccaaaatttgaaaacgtaTCGCTGCCGCGTGTTGGGGCTTTGAAAGTAATTATGAAGACGATAAGTCCTCAATCTTGTGTAAATAATAACTCTAGTAGTAAGTCAG AACTCCAACGCGCGCATATCAAGTATGTGCTCGATATTACTATAGCCTACCCAAAAGGCGTTCCTATAGACTTAAGTCACATTGTGTTTGGAACTAGACCACCCTGTGAAACAGTATTATTTTATCGAGTTTATAGAGCCACTGAAGTGCCTGAGGATTCAGAAGCTATGACTCAATGGTTGTTTCAGAG GTgggaagaaaaggaaaaaatgcttCAATCCTTCTACGACACAGGCGTGATTTCTACGGAATACAGTCGCACAAAAACCTTTGAACCAAGACCAGTCATCCAAGACTACCTAAGGATTCTGAtcctaaatatattttttatcatgtcCAGTTACGTGCACGTGAGGATGTTCATCGCCGCGTACCACTGTTGTGTctattttttggtttattag
- the LOC136345812 gene encoding acyl-CoA:lysophosphatidylglycerol acyltransferase 1-like isoform X2 encodes MDINNLPKLPRSVLRMCFILINNLYCIPTYVIWMLLLWPLGRVHPHLYWKIEGYLFHWLLAMVASWCDSAGYTVTESGDDISKCINERTLIIANHQSTADVPILFSCYNIRKQVLPNITWIMDSLFKYTNFGVVSYFHQDFFIKSGKENRDRALEELSHHLIDKYIPLDRKWLVLFPEGGFLRKRKAISHKYADKHNLPKFENVSLPRVGALKVIMKTISPQSCVNNNSSSKSELQRAHIKYVLDITIAYPKGVPIDLSHIVFGTRPPCETVLFYRVYRATEVPEDSEAMTQWLFQRWEEKEKMLQSFYDTGVISTEYSRTKTFEPRPVIQDYLRILILNIFFIMSSYVHVRMFIAAYHCCVYFLVY; translated from the exons ATGGATATTAA TAACCTACCAAAGTTACCTAGGAGTGTGTTGAggatgtgttttattttaattaataacttaTACTGCATTCCGACATATGTCATTTGGATGCTGCTGTTATGGCCCTTGGGAAGGGTTCATCcccatttatattggaaaattgAGGGGTATTTGTTCCATTGGCTACTGGCCATGGTTGCGTCTTGGTGTGATTCTGCAGGATACACAG TGACCGAGTCTGGAGATGACATATCAAAGTGTATAAATGAGCGAACGCTTATAATAGCAAACCATCAGTCAACAGCTGATGTTCCTATTTTGTTTTCATGTTACAATATAAGAAAACAGGTCTTGCCTAATATAACATGGATTATGGACAGTCTATTTAAATATACGAATTTTGGAGTAGTTAGTTATTTTCatcaggatttttttattaagtcg GGAAAGGAAAATAGAGACAGGGCTCTTGAAGAACTCTCCCACCATCTTATAGACAAATACATTCCACTTGATAGAAAGTGGTTGGTGCTGTTCCCTGAAGGTGGCTTTCTTCGTAAACGAAAAGCCATATCGCATAAATATGCAGATAAACACAATttaccaaaatttgaaaacgtaTCGCTGCCGCGTGTTGGGGCTTTGAAAGTAATTATGAAGACGATAAGTCCTCAATCTTGTGTAAATAATAACTCTAGTAGTAAGTCAG AACTCCAACGCGCGCATATCAAGTATGTGCTCGATATTACTATAGCCTACCCAAAAGGCGTTCCTATAGACTTAAGTCACATTGTGTTTGGAACTAGACCACCCTGTGAAACAGTATTATTTTATCGAGTTTATAGAGCCACTGAAGTGCCTGAGGATTCAGAAGCTATGACTCAATGGTTGTTTCAGAG GTgggaagaaaaggaaaaaatgcttCAATCCTTCTACGACACAGGCGTGATTTCTACGGAATACAGTCGCACAAAAACCTTTGAACCAAGACCAGTCATCCAAGACTACCTAAGGATTCTGAtcctaaatatattttttatcatgtcCAGTTACGTGCACGTGAGGATGTTCATCGCCGCGTACCACTGTTGTGTctattttttggtttattag